Sequence from the Thermoanaerobacterium sp. PSU-2 genome:
CTACTTTAATATCATCTGATTTTACACTTTCTGTATACGGCGGTTCACTTTTTTTATAATTAAGCCCTTCTTTAGCCAATGCCGTTCTACCTGCGGCATCTGAATGAAACCATGCTTCGATGTATTTTCCATCGTATACGGCTACTAATCCTCTCGTATCATTTACTGCTTTCTTTATATTAGAATTGATATTTGATGGATTCCACGCTTGTGCTTCTTCGAAATCGGTTGATATATCAGCGTTTGTGTATTTTGATTTTTCATTATCGACAAAATTTAAAACATAGCTTCTCGCCAATATTGCTTGTGCCTTTAAAGCCTCCATAGGCCAATTGTTTTTTATCTCACCTGCGACTGTCCCCATGACATATTGTTCCAAAGGCATTGTCTCTATTTTCCCCGTCTGTGTAATGTAGACTTTCAAGACAGGCTCTTTATTATATCCACGGCTTATTTTATCAGGTATCTTTGGAATCATTGTTTTCTCCTTTGTTGACTGCATAGGCTTTTTGGCTGGAGTGCCACATGACGTAGAAACCAACATAAAGATAAGAAAAATTAAGATCCACTTTGTCTTATTCATAAAAAAATCCCTCCCATTCAAAATTCATTCCTTATCTTAGTATGGGAAGGATTGTCGTATTTAATTCTTTTTATAGTAGCCTGTACATTTTATTAGCGTCATCTTTAAGGGCATGATCTTTTATATCTAAAACTTCTGCTTTTATTACTCTATTTCCAAAATTAATCTCTACGATATCTCCTACTTTTAAAATATCGCCTGCTTTTGCCACTTTTCCATTTACAAATACCATTCCCTTGTCACAAGCTTCTTTTGCCACTGTCCTTCTTTTTATAAGCCTGGACACTTTCAAAAACTTATCAAGCCGCATGTCCATCGTCCTCCAAAAAAACAATCAGGTCATACGACCTGATCTTATGCATTTACTAAATCTTTTAATGCCTTTCCTGCTTTAAATACTGGTGCTTTTGAAGCAGGAATCGTAATTTCCTCTTTTGTCTGTGGATTTCTGCCCTTTCTTTCTGCTCTTTCCCTTACTTCGAATGTTCCAAAACCTACTAATTGAACTTTGTCTCCTTGTTTTAAAGCTTCTTGAACTGCATCAACAAATGCATTTAATGCCTTTTCTGCATCCTTTTTTGTTAACTCACTTTTTTCTGCAATCTTAGTAACAAGATCTGCCTTATTCACCATAATACCTCCTTAGTAATTTATACTACACTTATTTATTCTTCACAAATCTTAAAAATCCTGCTAGTTTAAGCTTATTTTTGTGCTTTTTTATTAAATTTATTCATTTTTGCCTCATTCCAGAGGCTATCCATCTCAGATAATGTCATGTCTTCCAATTTATGTCCAGATTTCTCTGCTGCATTTTCTATGTAATTGAACCTCTGGATGAATTTTTCAATGGTCTTATGAACAGCAATTTCGGGGTCTATTTTCAAAAATCTAGCAACATTTACGACAGCAAAAATCAAATCACCTAATTCTTCTACTTTATCATTTTCGTCTTCCCCTTTATACACCTCCTTAAATTCATTTAATTCTTCATAGACTTTTGCCATTGCGTCGTCTACATTGTCCCAGTCAAAGCCTACTTTTGCCGCTTTTTCTTGCACTTTATAACCCCTAATCAATGCTGGCATAGACCTTGGAACACTTTTTAACTCATTTGTGTGGGATTTATAGCCTTTTTCATCTTTCTTTATCTCATCCCACCTTTTTAGAACATCTGCTGAAGTAGCTATTTCCTCCACTCCAAACACATGAGGGTGCCTGTAAATCATCTTTTTACACTCGGCATCACATACATCATGAAAGTTGAATGCCTTTCTCTCATCAGCTATTTGAGAGTGAAAAACCACCTGCAGCAAAACGTCTCCAAGCTCTTCCAATAAACTTTCGTCTGAATTGTTCTCTATTGCATCGATTACTTCATAGCATTCTTCAATCAAATATCTTTTTAATGTGCTGTGATCCTGCTCTTTATCCCAAGGACATCCACTCTCACCTCTGAGCTTTGCCATTATGTCCAGCAAGTCATCTACATCGTACCTTGCTTTAAAAGTGCCTTCGACAGGCGGTATAAATATAGATGTAAGGTAATCGATCCAATCTATCATGTCAATTTCATACAAAGGCATGGTTTCGATTCGCTGTTCACCTTTTACACCAGCACTTTTTACAACCGTCACCAGAAATTCGTCGCCGTAAATGTCCATAAGCTTAAGCTTTACTTCTGAAGCCACCCTTTTATTGTAAACCTGTGTTACTAAATTATTGCACCTTTTGTCAGGTTTTATACTATCAAGAGACAGTCCATCGATGATTTTCAATCCATAAATAGGATCTATTTTTAATTCATTCACGACAACATCGACAAAGCTCATAGCAGGAACAACTTCTACTTTTATATCGTCACTGTCATTTAAAAACTTTAACAGATACTCAACAGTTTTTTCCGCAACTAAAGGATTGCCTGGAACAGCATAGACTACATTATCGTATTTTTCGGCAATTTCTACTATTTCCCGAGTAATATTATCATAAACTTCCTCAAATGTCGAGCCCGTTTCATAAATTTTATCGAAAGTTTCAAAAGACAATCCCATATCCATTAAATATTTTACAACAGGGTGCTTTTCCGTCCTTAAATACAACTTGTCTGCATTCTTCATCTTTTCAATAGTTTCAATTGTCATGTGTTCAAACCCGCCAGGTCCAAGCCCTACTATGGTTAATTTGCCCATTTTTACACCTCCGACTATTTAATTAATATTATACCATTGAATTCACACAAAAAAACAAATTTCTACAATATTAAACCAGCAAAAATTTCACTTTGCTTAAAATATATTAATAGCACAAATAAAAGCGATTGAAAATTTCAACTAGTTAAATTATAATATATTTTATAATAAAAAGGGGGAGGGAGGCCAATTTCTGATGGATGTAGTTAAATTAGGGAAGAAAATCAGAGATGAAAGAAAAAAACTCCTTTTAAAACAGGGTGATATTTCGGGTGATGAATTTTCAAAAGGCTATATAAGTTTGATAGAAAAGGGGAAGATAAATCCTTCGCTAAAGGCTTTAGATTTTATTGCAAAGAAATTGAACAAACCGCTGGTGTACTTTCTTGATGACGATTACAAAGACAAAGCAGAACTTATAGATGAGATAAATACTTACAAAAAAGTATTGAAATTAGTGATAGAAGGAAGAAAGTCGCTTGACAGTGGAAATTTAGCCGATGCCATATCTTATTATCAAAAAGCTTTAGAGCTTAATGTAGATGAATACACTTTAAATATAATAAGCTTTTATTTAGGCAGGACGTACACAAAAATTGAAGATTACAAGTCTGCTTTAGATTCATTCAATAGGTGTTTGACTTACTTTTCTCAAAATTCTTTACACGAAATTCTCGTTGAAATATACTACAACATAGGTTTGTGTCATGAAAAATTGCAAAATCCTGATGCTGCGCTGACTTTTTATTTGAAAGCTATCGACGAATTCGAAAAAAGCAGTATAATTAATTATGAACTTAAATGTAAGATGCTTTATAGCATCGGCGATCTTTACAATAAGCTAGGAGAACTCATAAAATCGAGGGATTACTATTTAAATTGTTTAAACTATGCCACGATGACAAACACTGTTAACTACATTGCAAAGTGCAACAATGGTCTTGGACTTATAAATTACAAATTAAAAGAATACAACGATGCACTAAATTACATAAGAAAGTCTTTAGTAATAAGTAAGGCATTAAACATAAAAGGCGACATTGCCAGCGAATACAACTTATTGGGATTTGTCTATACAGATCTTAGGAAATACAATATAGCAAAAAGATATTTCCTCAAAAGCTACTCTATGTACAAAGATTTAGGCAACAAAACAGGCATGGCATGTAATCTGACTGAATTAGGCAGAATAGAATTTTACTTAGAAAATTATGATAAAGCTCTTGAACACATAAATTCATCTATGAATATATTGAAAGAGTTAAATGCGGAAGAAGAGATTGGCAGGTTGTACACTTTGCTGGGCACTATACATTTAAAACTTAAGGATTTTAAACAATCTGCATCAGAACTGAATAAATCATTGGAAATATTAAAAAAGCTGGGGCTTAAAAGGGAACTTTCAGATGCTTACAAAGCTTTAGGCAACCTGTATATATCGATTGGCAAGCCTGATTTAGCCAGTGAAAATTTCAATAAATCCATTGAACTTTTATGTGACTATTACAAATAGGAGGCATTTTAATTGAACTCATTCTATATTTTTCTTGATAAACTGACTGACAGTGTTTTTCCTGCATTAAGGCATAGAAATTTCAGATTGTTTTGGTTTGGACAAATGATATCCCTCATAGGCACATGGATGCAAAATATTGGTCAAGATTGGCTAGTCCTTAAACTGACCAATTCTGCATTCTTGTTGGGTGTTGTAAGCGCCCTTCAATTTCTGCCTATGCTTTTTTTATCTCTGTTTGCTGGTGTCGTAATAGATAGGTTTCCAAAGAGAAAGATCCTTATATTTACTCAGACAAGCCTGCTGGTGACAGCTTTGGCTCTTGCAACGCTAACTGCATTAAACATAATAAACTACTGGGAAATACTCGTTTTAGCAACCATCGTCGGTTTCATAAACACCATCGACAATCCTGCAAGGCAATCATTTATAATCGATTTAGTTGGCAAAGAAGACTTGATGAATGCAATATCACTTAATTCTTCCATATTCAATGCAGCCAGAATCATAGGACCTGGCATAGCAGGCGTACTTATAGGCCTTTTAGGTTATGCACTGTGCTTTTACCTCAACGCATTAAGCTTTATTGCAGTAATCACTGGTTTAATCCTTATTGATGTGAAAGTAAGCAAATCAAGAGCAATGTTAAAAAAGGAAGATGTGATATCAGATATAAAAGAAGGGCTTCTCTACATCAAAAATACTCCGATAATATTCGCTACTATACTTATGATGGCGGTTTTAAGCACGTTCGCCATAAATTTCAATGTTTTAGTGCCTGTGTTTGCAAAAAACATCTTAAATCAAAATTCCACGGGATACGGCTTTCTCATGTCATCTATGGGCGTTGGCGCATTAATAGGTGCTCTAATACTGGCATCATTAAGCAAGAAAGGTGCGAAACCTTTCTATCTCATATTAGGTGGAGTGGGATTGTGTGTCTTCCAAATCTTAATCGGTTTTCAAAGCTACTATTGGCTTACAACGATTCTCCTCGCTTTATCTGGATTTTCTATGATTACTTTCTCTGCATCGGCAAACACCACCGTACAGCTTAACTCCAGCAACAGATTTAGAGGGAGAGTCATGAGCGTATACTCTTTAGTGTTTGGAGGCGTCACGCCTATAGGTGCCCTTTACGCAGGAAGTCTTGCCGAAAAAGTTGGCGCACACATGACATTTATAATAAGTGGTATTATAGGCATCGCATATATACTGTATGTAGTATTATTCAAGTACAAAAAGAGCTTTTCTTTAGACATTGTAGAAGACGAGTAAAAAAGGACCAGCTTCAATATTGCTGGTCCTCGTCATATATAAGCTTCGCAGACGGAAACATCTCAATTGCCCGCGGCAAAATCCCTTGCACGTATGCAATTAAAAGCCCATAATTTACAATCGGAATTTCTTTGCCTTTTGCATAGGATATTCTGTACATCATTTCTCTCTTGTTAAGCATACACCCACCGCAATGAACAATAAGCTTGTACTGGTCAAGATTGTCTGGAAACGTCATTCCACTGGAAAAATCAAATTGAATATCACCGCCTACAATTTGGCGTATCCACCTGGGTATTTTTACTTTCCCTATATCATCAGATTGCCTGTGGTGTGTACATCCTTCGGCTATAAGAACCTTGTCACCGGGTTTAAGTCTTTCTAATACTTTAAGCCCTTTTGTCAATTCGTCAAGGTCGCCTTTGTACCTTGCAAAAAGAATCGAAAAAGATGTTAAAGGTATGTCCCGAGGTGTATCTGCACTTACTTTTGAGAAAACCTGCGAATCAGTGATAACTAATGCCGGTTTCTTCCCTAAATTCTCCAACGTCTCTTTCAGCTCGTATTCCTTTGTGACAATAGCGATAGCATCACTTTCAATCACATCTCTTATCACCTGTTGCTGCGGCAGTATAAGCCTTCCCTTAGGTGCAGCCTTATCTATCGGCACTACCAGCACCACGAAATCACCAGGATTTATCAGATCAGACACCAAAGAAAGCTCTTTATCATCGTATGGAGCCTTTTTTATTATTTGCCTTTTAAGCTCTTCTATGCCATAACCATTATTGGCAGACGTCTCAACAAGCTCTAATTTCAACTTCTTTTCCCAATCAGCTTTTTGATTGAAATGAAATTGAGCTAAATCCGCCTTGTTTAAAACACCTACAACCGGAATATTTTTCTCTCTGATCTTATCTAAAATTTCCTCCTCAAACTCTGACGGCCCCACCATGCCATCTATCACAAGCAAAGCAAGATCCGTCCTGTTTAGCACTTCATACGTTTTTTTGACCCTTAGTTCTCCCAGCTCCCCTGTATCGTCAAGTCCTGCAGTATCTGTTATCACTACAGGGCCTATCGGCAGTATCTCCATCGCTTTCTGCACAGGGTCTGTTGTAGTACCTGCTACATCGGAGACAATAGCGATGTTTTGATTAGTAAGTGCATTTATTATGCTTGATTTTCCTGCGTTTCTTCTGCCAAATATTGATATATGCAATCTCGATGCATTTGGCGTCGTATTCATCTATTTTCCCCTCTCAATCTTTTTAAACCAGGTATGCCTGGTTTTGTCATTTCGTATTCATTAAGTATGGCATCAAGCTGTTCTTCTTTAAAATATTTTTTAGCAACTTCTCTTATCGTCTTTCCTTTCTCTTTAGCTTCTTTTGCTATCATAGATGCTTTTTCGTATCCCAAATGAGGGCTTAAAACAATCGCATAAGATAGGCTGTTTTCCACCATTTCTTCAAGGTGATGCCGATTAGCCTCTATGCCTTTTATACATTTATATATAAACATGTCTACTGCATTTTTAAGAAGATCAATCTCATTGAAAAGATTATAGGCAATAAGCGGCAATGTGAAATTAAGCTCAAATTCCCCAGATTGCGCTCCTAATGTTATAGCATAATCGCAGGACAATACTTGATATGCTGCCTGTTTTACTGCCTCAGGTATTACTGGATTTATCTTGCCCGGCATTATAGACGAACCAGCTTGTACTTCCGGTATGGTTATCTCCATAAGTCCACATCTTGGACCTGATGACATAAGCCTAATATCATTAGATATCTTGATAAGATTTGTAGCTGCAGCTTTCAACATACCTGATACTTCCACAAAAACATCGTTATTTTGAGTAGGATCCATCATGTACTCAGCTCTGGCAAGTCCAATTCCTGTTATGTCTCTTAAAATCTCAATGACGCTGTAGATATACCTTATGTCAGCATTTAACCCTGTGCCGACAGCAGTCCCACCTATATTCACCTGCCTTAGCCTTTCCTCCACCTTGTATATCCTCCACCTATCCCTTGCGATTGCCTGTGCATATGCTCCAAACTCCTGACCCAGCATCACAGGCACAGCATCCTGCAGTTCCGTCCTACCCATCTTAATTACGTCTTTAAACTCGTCTTCCTTTTCTTGAAGTGCTACTTGTAGATTAGCAAAACTCTCACTTAAAGGCTTTAAAAGTTTAATAGCTGCTATTCTTACAGCAGTAGGAAAAACATCGTTTGTGGATTGGCTTAAGTTTACATGATCAACAGGACTTACTAAATCATAATTTCCTTTTTCGCCGCCAAGCAGCTCTATCGCCCTATTTGCTATGACTTCATTCATATTCATATTTGCAGATGTACCTGCTCCACCCTGAAGTGCATCAACAATGAATTGGTCGTGAAATTTACCTTCGATTATTTCATCACATGCAATAATTATAGCATCTGCAATTTTTTTATCAAGCAATTTTATGTTTCTATTGGCTATAGCAGCCGCCTTTTTTACTTGTGCCAGTGCTATTATAAGCTCTCTATGAATTGGTTGACCTGACAAATTGAAATTTTCATGAGCTCTTAAACTGTGAATGCCATAATAAGCATCATTAGGCACTTCCATATATCCTAAAATATCGTGTTCTATCCTGTAGCTCATCTTTTTCACCTTCTTAACATGTATTCCAAAAACATCAAAGCTTTCATACAATATATTAGCATATTTTTATCAAAAATATATTATCATAATACTACTTGATTTTAATTTATATGAGGTGTATAATATTTACAAAAGATAATTTTTATCAAAAGAAATAAATTATCTTTAAATTAAAAGGAGGTTTTCTTATGGCAAATTTATTTGGAGTTTACAAATGCAAGGAGTGCGGAAATGTTGTAGAAGTTTTAAACGCTGGTGATGGAACATTGACATGCTGTGAAAAACCAATGGAAGAGCAAATAGTAAATACAGTTGATGCCAGCAAAGAAAAACACGTTCCTGTGATATTAAAAGACGGTGACACAGTAACAGTAAAAGTTGGCAGCGTAGAACATCCTATGGAGGAAAAACACTACATAGAGTGGATTTCAATTTTAGCCGACGGAATTTACATGAGGAAGATGTTAAAACCAGGAGATAAACCTGAAGCAACATTCAAGACAGATGCAGCAAAGATTCAAGCTTGGGCATATTGCAATTTGCACGGCTTGTGGACTGCAGAGATTTAAACTTTACTCCTCCTATTTTTGCATTTGTTTATGCATAAAAGATGTCCTAATGAGGACATCTTTTTGTTTTGTTCACAACATTCCTTGAAAGGTTGTATACAAAAGTATTCCGTTTAAAAGTATTATAAAAATCGAAATTCCCCATCCTACAATTGTAACAGCCAAATTGTTTACAAATTCACCCATGTATTCTCTTTTAGAAGTTATTAAAAGCAGTGGTATTATAGCAAATGGAAGAGCAAAGCTTAAAACGACTTGGCTTAAAATAAGAGCATTCATTGGATTTACACCCAAGAAAAGGACTGCCATTGACGGTATTATCGTAATAAGCCTTTTTAAAAGCGGTGGAAAAGTTTTATTTAAAAATCCATCCATAACCGTCTCACCTGCCATAGTCCCAACTGCAGACGACGAAAATCCCGATGATAAAAGGGCCAATGCAAAAGCTATACCTGAAAAAGAACCCAAAAGAGGTTCTAATGATTTATGAGCATCTTCTATAGAATCAACATAAATACCATTTTTAAAGAAAACTGCCGCTGACACAATTACCATAGCTGCATTGACAATAAAAGCGATATTCATGGCTATCACAATGTCCAGCCTTTCCATCCATAAATGGTGCCTTTTCTCTTTTAAGCTTAAACCCTTGTTTCTACTTTGAACTAATTGAGAATGCAAAAATATGACATGCGGCATTACTGTAGCGCCCAGCATACCAACTGCTATATACAAAGCATCTCTATTTGCAATCGTTGGAGTCAAAGTGCTGAGTCCAACCTTCAGCCATTCTGGCTTTGCTAAAAACATTTCGAATCCGTATGCTAAGCATATTACACCTATTAATATTTCAATGACTGACTCCACCGCTTTCTGCCCAAATCTCTGTAGATGCGTTATGAAAAGTGTCACAATTCCAGTTATGACACCTGCATAGGCCAATGGAATCTTAAAAAGAAGGTATATTCCTACAGCACCACCTAAAAATTCTGCCATCGTGGTTGCAATAGCTGCAATCTCAGATACGACAAAAAGCAATACATTAATCTTTTTTGAAAATACAGCTCCACACATTTGGGACAAATTTTTTTCAGTAGCTATACCCAATTTAGCCGATAAATACTGGAGAAAGATTGCAATCATATTGCTCCACAAGATGACCCACAAAAGGCTGTAATTGTACTTAGCACCTCCAGTTATATTTGTGGCAAAATTGCCAGGATCTATATAAGCAACGCTTACTACAAATGCTGGACCTAAGTACTTTAAAAAATCAGCAATCTTCTTTACAATCAGGTTTCCTGAGGCTTTTTTGTTTGTTTCAGCGAAATCTGCCACAGCCACACTATTTAAATCTTTCATATTATGTCACACCCTTTTTCACATTGGCAACATTATTAGCCAATCCTAAAATTTAAAATTCTAACATAGAATATGTTAAACGGATGTATTTCGTTACATTTAAAAAGAAGGTGAATAAATTGCAGGATAAATTTCGCACTTTTAGCGAATACATGAAAAAAGAGAATAACTCATTGACAGCGTCTATGGAAGACTATCTTGAAATGATATGTAGATTATCAGCCAAATCAGGCTATGTAAGGCTGCATGAATTGGCAGATGCATTGAATGTCCAGCCACCATCCGCCACAAAGATGGTTCAAAAGCTTTCTGAGCTTAATCTCATAGACTATGAAAAGTACGGCATCATAACTTTAAGCAATGAAGGCAAATCAATCGGAGAAGCTCTTATAAAAAGGCATAATACAATCTTAGAACTTCTAAAAACACTTGGAATAGCAGAAAATAATCTTCTTGAAGAAACAGAAAAAATAGAACACACTGTAAGTACAGAAACACTCCATTGTTTCTTACGTTTTATGGACTTTTTAGAACAAAATAATGACATTAAAGAAAAATTAACTCAGTACATGAAATCAAAAAGAGATTAAAAGTGGATTAAAATTTACAATTCTGTAATAATTGCAATTTTTAATATGCTATAATTATAAATGTACACTATTTTGCAAAAAGGAATGGGGATTTTAATGTCATTATTGAAATTGGGAATTGATGTAGTTCTTCATCTCGACAAGTATTTAGGCACCATAATACAAACGTATGGTACCGCCACATATTTACTTATATTTCTCATATTGTTTTTTGAGACAGGCATCGTCATAACGCCATTTTTGCCTGGTGACTCGCTAATATTTGCTGCAGGTGCGTTTGCTGCCATAGGTTCGCTAAATGTATTCACCTTATTTATAGTAGTCGCGTCGGCTGCAATATTAGGTGACACTGTAAACTACCACATAGGAAAATTTATAGGCGAAAAAATATACGAAGCTGAAAACCTAAAATTGATAAAGAAAGAACACCTTTTAGAAGCCAGAAACTTCTATGATAAATACGGCAATATGACAATAGTATTAGGAAGATTTATACCTATCATAAGGACGTTTGTGCCGTTTGTGGCAGGCATAGGTGAGATGAATTATATCCACTTCCTCACCTACAACGCATTAGGCGGTATAATCTGGGCAGCATTGTTCTCGTTTGGCGGCTACTACTTTGGAAACCTCGAGATTGTCAAAACACATTTTGGATTCGTCACAATAGCCATAATCGTGATTTCTTTGATACCTGCTTTAGTGACTTTCTTGAAAAAGAAGTAAGCGAGATATAATCTCGCTTTTTTTATGACTTTATTTGATAAGGCTTTATCATAATTCTTTAATTGAAAAATATTTTTAGTTAAATTATTGACAATAAAATTAATATATTGTAATATTAAGATATAATAATAATTTTAATAGGAGGAAGAATCATGAAAGTTGTAATTGTCGGGGGCGTTGCTGGCGGCGCATCTGCTGCGGCAAGATTGAGAAGACTTGATGAAGACGCTGAAATAATACTCTTTGAAAAGGGAGAATATATATCTTATGCCAACTGTGGTCTGCCGTATTATATAGGTGAAGTCATAAAAGAACGTGAAAAATTAGTCGTTCAAACACCAGAAGCTATGTCAAAGCGCTTCAACATCGACATAAGGACTCTATCAGAAGTCACAAAGATAAATCCTGATGAAAAAACCGTAGTCGTTCATGATATAAAAAATGACAGAACCTATACAGAAAGCTACGATAAATTGATACTATCACCTGGCGCAGAACCTATAAAACCACCAATGCCAGGCATAGATGGCAAAAATATTTTTACGCTTAGAACTATTCCAGATACTTATA
This genomic interval carries:
- a CDS encoding iron dependent repressor, metal binding and dimerization domain protein, which gives rise to MQDKFRTFSEYMKKENNSLTASMEDYLEMICRLSAKSGYVRLHELADALNVQPPSATKMVQKLSELNLIDYEKYGIITLSNEGKSIGEALIKRHNTILELLKTLGIAENNLLEETEKIEHTVSTETLHCFLRFMDFLEQNNDIKEKLTQYMKSKRD
- a CDS encoding VTT domain-containing protein, with product MSLLKLGIDVVLHLDKYLGTIIQTYGTATYLLIFLILFFETGIVITPFLPGDSLIFAAGAFAAIGSLNVFTLFIVVASAAILGDTVNYHIGKFIGEKIYEAENLKLIKKEHLLEARNFYDKYGNMTIVLGRFIPIIRTFVPFVAGIGEMNYIHFLTYNALGGIIWAALFSFGGYYFGNLEIVKTHFGFVTIAIIVISLIPALVTFLKKK